The Streptomyces taklimakanensis nucleotide sequence GCGCCCACGCCCCATACCCACACCCGCGCCCGAGCCCGCCCCGCCGTGCCGCCGCTCCTCGCGGACGCTCCCGAGCGAGCTCGCGACGGATGGGGAAAGACGGCCACATACCGGTGTCCGAGCTAGTGACATACCGACCGGTCGGTGGCAGGCTGCCGAGGAACGACCACGCGTTGCCCACGCGTAGCGCCGCATACCTCGGGAGGCCCCGGTGCTGAGCACGATGCAGGACGTACCGCTGACCGTCTCGCGCATTCTGCGACACGGAAGCACGGTGCACGGAAGGTCGCGGGTCACGACCTGGACGGGCGAGGGCGAACCGCACCGGCGCACGTTCGCGGAGATCGGCGACCGCTCGGCGCAGCTCGCCCACGCCCTGCGCGACGAACTCGGGGTGGCCCCGGGCGACCGGGTGGCGACCCTGATGTGGAACAACGCCGAACACGTCGAGGCCTACTTCGCCATCCCGGCCATGGGCTCGGTCCTGCACACCCTCAACCTTCGGCTCCCCGCCGAGCAACTGGTGTGGATCGTGGGCCACGCGGCCGACCGTGTCGTCCTGGTCAACGGCTCGCTGCTGCCGCTGCTCGCCCCGCTGCTGCCGAAGCTGGAGCCCGTCGAGCACGTCGTGGTCGTCGGCCCCGGCGACACCTCCCTGCTGGAGGGCTGCCGCCCGACCGTCCACGAGTACGAGGCCCTGATCGAGGGCCGGCCGACCTCCTACGACTGGCCGGAGCTGGACGAGCGCGAGGCCGCCGCCATGTGCTACACCTCCGGCACCACCGGCGACCCCAAGGGCGTCGTCTACTCCCACCGCTCCATCTACCTGCACTCGATGCAGGTCAACATGGGCGAGTCGATGGGGCTGACCGACGCCGACACCACCCTCCCCGTGGTGCCGATGTTCCACGTCAACGCCTGGGGCCTGCCGCACGCCGTCTTCATGACCGGCGTCAACCTGCTGATGCCGGACCGCTTCCTCCAGCCCGCCCCGCTCGCCGAGATGATCGAGGCCGAGCGTCCCACGCACTCCGCCGCCGTCCCCACCATCTGGCAGGGGCTGCTGGCCGAACTGGCGGCCAAGCCGCGCGACATCTCCTGCCTGAAGAACGTCACCATCGGCGGCTCGGCCTGCCCGCCCTCCCTGATGGAGACGTTCGGCGAGAAGTACGGCGTGACCGTCACCCACGCCTGGGGCATGACCGAGACCTCCCCGTTGGGCACCGTCGCCCACCCGCCGGGCGGACTCACCGAGGAGGAGGCATGGCCGTACCGCGTCAGCCAGGGCCGCTTCCCCGCCTCCGTCGAGGCCCGGCTGATCGGCCCGGACGGGACGGAGATGCCCTGGGACGGTGAGTCGGCGGGGGAGCTGGAGGTCCGCGGCCCCTGGATCGCGGGGGCGTACTACGGGGGCGCGGACGCCGATCCCCTGCGCCCCGAGGACAAGTTCAGCCCGG carries:
- a CDS encoding long-chain-fatty-acid--CoA ligase, with the translated sequence MLSTMQDVPLTVSRILRHGSTVHGRSRVTTWTGEGEPHRRTFAEIGDRSAQLAHALRDELGVAPGDRVATLMWNNAEHVEAYFAIPAMGSVLHTLNLRLPAEQLVWIVGHAADRVVLVNGSLLPLLAPLLPKLEPVEHVVVVGPGDTSLLEGCRPTVHEYEALIEGRPTSYDWPELDEREAAAMCYTSGTTGDPKGVVYSHRSIYLHSMQVNMGESMGLTDADTTLPVVPMFHVNAWGLPHAVFMTGVNLLMPDRFLQPAPLAEMIEAERPTHSAAVPTIWQGLLAELAAKPRDISCLKNVTIGGSACPPSLMETFGEKYGVTVTHAWGMTETSPLGTVAHPPGGLTEEEAWPYRVSQGRFPASVEARLIGPDGTEMPWDGESAGELEVRGPWIAGAYYGGADADPLRPEDKFSPDGWLRTGDVGVITPDGYLTLTDRAKDVIKSGGEWISSVELENHLMGHPAVAEAAVVAVPDEKWGERPLATVVLKEDAGEVGYEELRDFLAEKVARWQLPERWALIPAVPKTSVGKFDKKVIRARYAQGELDVTRL